In Zingiber officinale cultivar Zhangliang chromosome 1A, Zo_v1.1, whole genome shotgun sequence, a genomic segment contains:
- the LOC122026485 gene encoding nitrate regulatory gene2 protein-like: MGCNSSKVEKSDLVFLCRERRDLIAAAVDRRYDLAAAHAAYFDALSSVGDALHRFVQEGLTVASSSLPPDSPLLTVPSPVVKGKIKSSSVRRGPPAAAVSSYATTLTHALSPDGSHLPLSSVADSQADHDRISEPDGGGGDHGKDESSTPHQHISSSSPNSSFLKSSVEMPQTIYQEPFPQPRSDSLNNGYEYGYFYPPYGVTVAPGTPAADEKSGPSAPMVAPPTPPPPSPAKTSGWEFLDPFASYEHFLPNYSLGKLHTGFFTSSPDLGEVRKQEGIPDLEFELDAEPKKRVMKENTELKKNAIDKGLGVKESSAGKMEAVSAKNAKTKDEKTDAIWLAEKGRMNSGAFNNGKNGEAKDRKKGMEAFDKKSYASEESEPSCGKSLISSSSEQSFFLHSTRDLIDVVKEIREHFNSAADCGEEVSRMLEADKFPYHSRSGRFGDISFRILDQTAVPFLTSSLSFKPPQDANTSTMKGKTGKNNLADDVIMNSRNLSSTLEKLYLLEEKLYKEIKEEEKLRIIYEKRYKQLKALSDSGADSSKIEMTQISVRKLETEISVIVRSINSISNRMHKIRDEELQPLLTELVRGLLRMWQSVLNCHQKQLKVIVNSKIHKLVSRTGSQRESVSKATKELQLELINWYQCFIDWIFVQKSYIDALNGWLISWLPQEVEQTSDGVAPFSPSRIGAPSVFVLSNDWYHANKHISGKQVIEAMDTFIRILHNLLRTQKEEEHHRLEAEYLSQVYDKNLVNFMEKGTAGHLEIESVSENGLPHRDDGIVKLNFLRKRLDEKIHKHKESLNQIKKVSSSTLQSGLTPLFEALGSFTSDILREYDSVRIPTEGGEMQDKCKSRFS; encoded by the exons ATGGGATGCAATAGCTCGAAGGTGGAAAAGTCGGATCTGGTGTTTCTGTGCCGGGAGCGGAGGGATTTGATTGCCGCAGCGGTGGACCGACGGTACGACCTCGCCGCCGCACACGCCGCCTACTTCGACGCCCTCTCGTCGGTAGGGGACGCCCTCCATCGATTCGTACAAGAGGGGCTCACGGTGGCGTCCTCCTCCTTGCCTCCGGATTCTCCACTCCTCACCGTACCCTCGCCGGTCGTCAAAGGCAAAATAAAGTCTTCCAGCGTGCGCCGTGGCCCTCCCGCGGCTGCTGTTTCCTCTTACGCGACGACGCTCACTCACGCCCTCTCTCCGGATGGATCCCACTTGCCGTTGTCGTCCGTTGCGGATTCGCAGGCGGATCATGACCGAATAAGCGAACCCGACGGAGGCGGTGGCGACCATGGAAAGGATGAATCCTCTACACCACATCAGCATATCTCCTCTTCAAGCCCTAACTCCTCATTCCTAAAATCGTCCGTGGAAATGCCCCAAACAATCTACCAGGAACCATTTCCCCAACCTCGGTCAGATTCTCTCAACAATGGCTATGAATATGGCTATTTTTATCCTCCTTATGGCGTTACAGTGGCACCAGGGACTCCAGCTGCAGATGAAAAATCTGGTCCTTCCGCTCCCATGGTGGCTCCTCCTACTCCCCCTCCGCCCTCGCCAGCCAAAACCTCTGGCTGGGAGTTCTTAGATCCTTTTGCTAGTTATGAGCATTTCTTGCCTAATTACTCTCTGGGTAAGCTTCACACTGGTTTCTTCACGAGTAGTCCTGATTTGGGTGAAGTAAGAAAGCAAGAGGGAATCCCTGATCTTGAGTTTGAATTGGATGCTGAGCCAAAGAAGAGAGTGATGAAAGAGAATACAGAGCTAAAGAAGAACGCAATTGACAAAGGTTTAGGAGTCAAAGAATCTAGCGCTGGAAAGATGGAAGCTGTGTCTGCAAAGAATGCAAAAACGAAGGATGAGAAGACGGATGCTATCTGGTTAGCAGAAAAAGGGAGAATGAATAGTGGGGCATTCAATAATGGCAAAAATGGTGAAGCGAAAGACCGGAAAAAGGGCATGGAGGCATTTGATAAAAAATCCTATGCATCAGAGGAAAGTGAGCCAAGCTGTGGGAAATCATTGATTTCTTCAAGTAGTGAGCAATCATTTTTCCTTCACTCCACAAGGGATTTAATAGATGTTGTAAAGGAGATAAGGGAGCATTTCAATTCTGCTGCTGATTGTGGTGAAGAGGTATCAAGGATGCTTGAGGCGGATAAGTTTCCTTACCATTCACGAAGTGGAAGGTTTGGAG ATATTTCATTCAGAATTTTGGATCAGACAGCTGTTCCTTTTTTGACATCTTCACTTTCTTTTAAGCCACCGCAAGATGCAAATACTAGTACAATGAAGGGAAAAACAGGGAAAAACAATCTTGCTGATGATGTTATCATGAATTCAAGGAACCTTTCATCTACTCTCGAGAAGCTATATCTATTGGAAGAAAAACTTTATAAGGAAATAAAG GAGGAAGAAAAACTTCGAATCATCTATGAAAAGAGATACAAACAACTAAAAGCTTTGAGTGATAGTGGAGCAGACTCCTCTAAGATTGAAATGACTCAAATTTCAGTAAGAAAACTGGAGACAGAAATCAGTGTCATTGTTAGATCTATCAATTCCATTTCAAACAGAATGCACAAGATCAGAGATGAAGAACTGCAACCTCTACTTACTGAATTAGTGCGAGG ACTTTTAAGAATGTGGCAGAGTGTTCTGAATTGCCATCAGAAGCAGCTGAAGGTTATAGTTAATAGCAAAATCCACAAGCTGGTGTCAAGAACTGGAAGTCAACGAGAATCAGTTTCCAAAGCCACTAAGGAATTGCAGTTGGAGCTGATAAACTGGTACCAATGCTTCATTGATTGGATTTTCGTACAGAAATCATATATTGATGCCTTGAATGGGTGGTTAATTAGCTGGTTGCCTCAAGAAGTCGAGCAGACATCTGATGGAGTTGCTCCTTTCTCTCCTAGTAGGATTGGAGCTCCATCTGTGTTTGTCCTCTCGAATGATTGGTACCATGCAAACAAACATATTTCAGGAAAACAAGTCATTGAAGCTATGGATACTTTTATTAGGATTCTTCACAATCTTTTGCGGACTCAAAAAGAGGAAGAACATCATAGACTCGAAGCAGAGTATCTGTCTCAAGTTTATgataaaaatttagttaatttcatGGAGAAAGGCACAGCGGGGCATCTGGAGATTGAATCTGTAAGTGAGAACGGTCTGCCACACCGTGATGATGGCATAGTCAAATTGAACTTTCTGAGAAAGAGATTGGATGAGAAGATTCATAAACATAAGGAgagtttaaatcaaattaaaaaggtTTCTTCCAGTACTTTGCAAAGTGGATTGACTCCATTATTCGAAGCACTAGGGAGCTTTACTTCAGATATATTAAGAGAGTATGATAGTGTTAGAATTCCAACTGAAGGTGGAGAAATGCAGGACAAGTGTAAAAGCCGTTTTAGTTAA
- the LOC122005981 gene encoding WEB family protein At3g51220-like produces the protein MAETLEGHASSVPAQGEVDTTRPFRSVKEAVAVFGERLLTGDASSSHKVTASSKVDTPPMPILSFPNLVPKPAEVEEIKQELIHMKERESQTAKTIANLRSQVQDRISKLEAAESAQPVDQWQEYRTTNLEERFEYLPSLRQVLSIVRTDDQDQFGRRRIKLQKKKPIVPLVGDMFSRKKGANVDLSSSFYSRSSINSFT, from the exons ATGGCAGAAACCCTGGAAGGCCATGCATCCTCTGTTCCAGCTCAAGGAGAGGTGGACACCACTCGCCCCTTCCGATCCGTCAAGGAGGCCGTTGCAGTCTTCGGGGAACGCTTGCTTACCGGCGATGCTTCTTCTTCTCATAAGGTCACTGCTAGTTCCAAAGTAGACACCCCTCCCATGCCAATTCTTTCATTTCCAAATCTGGTTCCAAAACCA GCTGAAGTCGAGGAGATAAAGCAAGAGTTGATTCATATGAAGGAGAGGGAGTCCCAAACAGCCAAAACAATTGCCAATCTCAGGTCCCAGGTACAAGACCGAATCTCTAAATTAGAAGCAGCAGAGAGTGCTCAGCCAGTAGATCAATGGCAAGAGTATAGAACAACAAACTTAGAAGAAAGATTTGAGTATTTACCGAGTTTGCGTCAAGTGCTGAGCATCGTCAGGACAGATGACCAAGACCAATTCGGTCGAAGACGGATTAAGCTGCAGAAGAAAAAGCCTATTGTTCCATTGGTAGGAGATATGTTCTCCAGGAAAAAAGGAGCCAATGTAGATCTCAGTAGCTCTTTCTACAGTCGTTCCTCCATTAAcagcttcacttaa